A genomic window from Mustela erminea isolate mMusErm1 chromosome 16, mMusErm1.Pri, whole genome shotgun sequence includes:
- the LOC116574985 gene encoding LOW QUALITY PROTEIN: Alstrom syndrome protein 1 homolog (The sequence of the model RefSeq protein was modified relative to this genomic sequence to represent the inferred CDS: deleted 1 base in 1 codon; substituted 1 base at 1 genomic stop codon), whose translation MATGALRRPRGARLGRVCRASREPEREPRRDRAHRVDAGCPRTPRSLPRRLSTLHRLLPFPPSQHHGLAVFLVDLPPGVPLAFSGLRGYRPPEPGVRDDVTSWSEEKTAEKRLLANDLGDKKLRKNKHCFCERVSWFVPVENVKSGPKENLRQHHDPSICWFAPITNTKQWREPLWEQNWQGWHMHSRGALAGPGREPPILFVRATLQESLQFHRPDFISHSGERIKRLKLRVQERKLQKMLQRKREALVNAARERQGRDPAHPLLKRGFLDVXKNKPIGKKEMIQRSKRIYEPLPEVQRKRDEEKRRLEYKSDRLRAQLFKKKVNNQLLGRKVPRNRYEISSP comes from the exons ATGGCAACGGGCGCTCTACGGCGGCCGCGCGGGGCCAGGCTCGGCCGCGTTTGCCGCGCCTCGCGGGAGCCGGAGAGAGAGCCTCGCAGAGACAGGGCTCACCGCGTAGACGCAGGCTGTCCGCGGACACCTCGTTCTCTTCCCCGTCGCCTCTCCACCCTCCACAGACTGCTTCCCTTTCCGCCAAGTCAACATCACGGGCTCGCTGTCTTCCTAGTGGATCTGCCTCCCGGGGTGCCTCTCGCCTTCTCTGGTCTGCGGGGTTACCGCCCTCCGGAGCCGGGGGTCCGCGA tgatGTGACTTCTTGGTCAGAAGAAAAAACAGCAGAGAAAAGACTTCTTGCCAACGATCTTGGGGACAAAAAGTTAAGGAAGAACAAGCACTGCTTCTGTGAACGAGTTTCATGGTTTGTTCCCGTGGAAAATGTGAAGTCTGGTCCTAAGGAAAACCTGCGCCAGCATCATGATCCTAGTATCTGCTGGTTTGCACCAATAACCAACACCAAACAGTGGAGGGAACCACTGTGGGAACAGAACTGGCAGGGATGGCACATGCACAGCCGTGGGGCACTAGCAGGCCCAGGCAGAGAGCCACCAATTCTGTTTGTGAGAGCCACTCTACAGGAATCCCTTCAGTTTCACAGACCTGACTTCATCTCCCACTCTGGGGAGCGGATAAAGCGTCTGAAGCTGAGAGTCCAggagaggaagctgcagaagatgTTGCAGAGAAAGCGGGAGGCCCTGGTCAACGCTGCGAGAGAACGGCAGGGCCGGGACCCTGCGCACCCGCTTCTGAAAAGAGGCTTCCTGGATGTCTGAAAGAACAAGCctattgggaagaaagaaatgattcaGAGGTCTAAACGGATTTATGAGCCGCTTCCAGaagttcagagaaagagagacgaGGAGAAGAGGAGATTGGAATACAAGTCGGACAGGCTGCGG GCTCAGCTTTTCAAGAAGAAAGTGAACAATCAACTCTTGGGGAGAAAAGTTCCCCGGAACCGATATGAGATATCGAGTCCTTAG